A portion of the Clupea harengus chromosome 18, Ch_v2.0.2, whole genome shotgun sequence genome contains these proteins:
- the zgc:92429 gene encoding cysteine and histidine-rich domain-containing protein 1, whose product MALLCYNKGCGDKFDKDKNSKDACLFHPGVPIFHDALKGWSCCRKRTTDFSEFLSIKGCTRGRHSNEKPQEPLKPEVSSDKGDQKQQNGAEIIYRGPKSAEALKKERPSAEEAKSKLAVKVSPSLTQLLEKMEITQKEKDKKQEAEVVMYGTRCKNASCTTMYESAKTDAEPCTHHPGGPIFHEGYKYWSCCCIKTIDFNAFLDQKGCTTGKHRWVARQDKKKVACRFDWHQTGAQVVVSIYAKNANPDYSYVEANRTVMTCHIQFENHKIFHKDFHLWGVADVEKSFINMVPSKVEVTLLKADSVAWGKLEDPNFKPEPEEDVDDPTEAEPVQQDWDIDDDDISESDWSDSDTEEEKKKKREEEEQAQEAEPPELEELKETPELKETNKQTNTKQN is encoded by the exons ATGGCTCTGTTGTGCTACAACAAAGGTTGTGGTGATAAGTTTGACAAGGACAAGAACTCAAAAG ATGCCTGTCTCTTTCACCCTGGAGTGCCCATCTTCCACGATGCACTGAAG GGGTGGTCTTGCTGCAGGAAGAGGACAACAGACTTCTCTGAATTCTTGTCCATCAAG GGCTGCACCCGCGGGCGCCATAGTAACGAGAAGCCCCAGGAGCCTCTGAAGCCCGAGGTGTCGTCTGATAAGGGCGATCAGAAACAACAGAATGGCGCCGAGATCATCTACCGGGGACCCAAATCTGCCGAGGctctgaagaaagagagacccAG tgCAGAGGAGGCCAAGTCCAAGCTAGCGGTGAAGGTGTCTCCTTCCCTGACCCAGCTCCtggagaagatggagatcacCCAGAAGGAAAAGGACAAGAAACAAG AGGCAGAAGTTGTCATGTACGGCACAAGGTGCAAGAACGCTTCATGCACAACG aTGTACGAGAGCGCGAAGACCGATGCAgagccatgcacacaccacCCCGGAGGCCCGATCTTCCATGAAGG ATACAAGTACTGGAGCTGTTGCTGCATAAAGACCATCGACTTCAACGCCTTCCTGGACCAGAAGGGCTGCACAACAGGCAAACATCGCTGGGTTGCCAGACAG gacaAGAAGAAGGTGGCGTGTCGCTTTGACTGGCATCAGACTGGCGCCCAGGTGGTGGTGTCCATCTACGCCAAGAACGCCAACCCTGATTATTCCTACGTGGAGGCCAATCGCACCGTG ATGACCTGTCACATCCAGTTTGAGAATCATAAGATTTTCCACAAGGACTTCCACCTTTGGGGG gtGGCTGATGTGGAGAAGAGTTTTATCAACATGGTGCCATCTAAGGTGGAAGTGACTCTCCTTAAGGCTGACTCGGTGGCCTGGGGTAAACTGGAGGACCCCAACTTCAAGCCCGAGCCCGAGGAGGATGTGGACGACCCCACGGAAGCAGAGCCGGTGCAGCAAGACTGGGACATCGACGACGACGACATCAGCGAGTCGGACTGGTCTGATTcggacacagaggaagagaagaagaagaagagagaggaggaagagcaggcaCAGGAGGCTGAGCCGCCAGAGCTGGAGGAGCTCAAAGAAACACCAGAGTTGaaggagacaaacaaacaaacaaacacgaaacaaaactaa